TTGCCGGCTGGCCTGGCAGGCATTCCGCCGGCGATCTTTGGCAAATCCGTTGACGGTCTGCAGGAGGCAGCGCAATGACCTGGTTCACCCCTGAAGTGATCGATGTGATCCTGGCGGTCGTCAAGGCGCTGGTCATCATGCTGGCCGTGGTGATCGCCGGCGCCCTGCTCAGCTTTATCGAGCGGCGCCTGCTGGGCTGGTGGCAGGACCGTTACGGTCCGAACCGCGTGGGCCCGTTCGGCATGTTCCAGATCGCTGCCGACATGCTGAAAATGTTCTTCAAGGAAGACTGGACCCCACCGTTCGCCGACAAGGTGATCTTCACTCTGGCGCCGGTCGTGGCCATGAGCGCCTTGCTGATCGCCTTCGCGATCATCCCGATCACCCCGACCTGGGGCGTGGCGGACCTGAACATCGGCCTGCTGTTCTTCTTCGCCATGGCGGGCCTGTCGGTCTACGCGGTGCTGTTCGCCGGCTGGTCGAGCAACAACAAGTTCGCCCTGCTCGGCAGCCTGCGGGCCTCGGCCCAGACCGTGTCCTATGAAGTGTTCATGGGCCTGGCGCTGATGGGCATCGTGGCTCAGGTCGGCTCGTTCAACATGCGCGACATCGTCGACTACCAGGCGCAGAACCTGTGGTTCATCATTCCGCAGTTCTTCGGCTTCTGTACCTTCTTCATCGCTGGCGTGGCCGTGACTCACCGTCACCCGTTCGACCAGCCGGAAGCGGAACAGGAACTGGCCGACGGTTACCACATTGAATACGCCGGCATGAAATGGGGCATGTTCTTCGTCGGCGAGTACATCGGCATCATCCTGATCTCGGCATTGCTGGTCACCCTGTTCTTCGGTGGCTGGCACGGTCCGTTCGGCATCCTGCCGCAACTGTCCTTCGTCTGGTTCGCCCTGAAGACCGCGTTCTTCATCATGCTGTTCATCCTGCTGCGCGCTTCCATCCCGCGTCCGCGTTATGACCAGGTGATGGACTTCAGCTGGAAATTCTGCCTGCCGCTGACCCTGATCAATTTGCTGGTGACTGCTGCGCTTGTGTTGTTGAACACGCCAGCAGGCGCGGTTCAGTGAGGATTTGACCCATGTTCAAATATATTGGCGACATCGTTAAGGGTACTGGTACCCAACTGCGCAGCCTGGTCATGGTCTTCGGCCATGGCTTCCGCAAGCGCGACACCCTGCAATACCCGGAACAGCCGGTCTATCTGCCGCCACGCTACCGTGGTCGCATCGTGCTGACCCGCGACCCCGACGGCGAAGAGCGTTGCGTAGCCTGCAACCTGTGCGCCGTGGCCTGTCCGGTAGGTTGCATCTCGCTGCAGAAAGCCGAGACCGAAGACGGTCGCTGGTACCCGGACTTCTTCCGCATCAACTTCTCGCGTTGCATCTTCTGCGGCCTCTGCGAGGAAGCCTGCCCGACCACCGCGATCCAGCTGACGCCGGATTTCGAGATGGCCGAGTTCAAACGTCAGGACCTGGTTTACGAGAAAGAAGATCTGCTGATCTCCGGCCCCGGAAAGAACCCTGATTACAACTTCTATCGTGTTGCAGGTATGGCCATCGCCGGCAAGCCCAAGGGCGCCGCGCAGAACGAAGCCGAGCCGATCAACGTGAAGAGCTTGCTGCCTTAAGGAAGAAAGATGGAATTCGCTTTCTATTTCGCGTCAGGTGTCGCCGTTGTCTCCACGCTGCGCGTGGTGACCAACACCAACCCTGTGCACGCCCTGCTCTACCTGATCATTTCGCTGATCGCCGTGGCGATGACGTTCTTCAGCCTCGGCGCGCCGTTCGCCGGCGTGCTGGAAGTGATCGCCTATGCCGGCGCCATCATGGTGCTGTTCGTGTTCGTGGTGATGATGCTGAACCTGGGGCCCGCCTCGGTTCAGCAGGAACGCATCTGGCTCAAACCGGGCATCTGGGTCGGGCCGGTGATTCTCGCCGCCCTGCTGCTGGTCGAACTGCTGTACGTGCTGTTCAGCCACCAGAGCGGTGTCGGTATCGGTCAAACCACCGTGGACGCCAAGGCCGTGGGCATCAGCCTGTTCGGACCTTACCTGCTGGTGGTCGAACTCGCCTCGATGCTGCTGCTCGCCGCAGCCGTCACGGCGTTCCACCTGGGCCGCAACGAGGCGAAGGAGTAACTCTATGCCTGCTATCCCCCTGGAACATGGCCTGGCTGTCGCCGGCATCCTGTTCTGCCTCGGTCTGGTCGGCCTGATGGTCCGCCGCAACATTCTCTTCGTATTGATGAGCCTGGAAGTGATGATGAACGCCTCGGCACTGGCGTTCATCGTCGCAGGCGCCCGCTGGGCGCAGCCGGATGGACAAGTCATGTTCATCCTGGTGATCAGCCTCGCAGCCGCCGAGGCCAGTATCGGCCTGGCGATCCTGCTGCAGCTGTATCGCCGCTTCCACACTCTCGATATCGACGCTGCCAGCGAGATGCGCGGATGAACCTTCTCTATCTGACTTTCGTGTTCCCCCTGATCGGTTTCCTGCTGTTGTCGTTCTCCCGTGGACGCTTCTCGGAAAACCTCTCTGCCCTGATCGGCGTCGGCTCCATCGGCTTGTCGGCGATTGTCGCGGCCTATGTGATCTGGCAATTCAACGTCGCCCCGCCCGAGGGTGGCCATGTCACCCAGGTGCTGTGGCAATGGATCGCCGTGGGCGACTTCAAGCCGACCTTCGCCCTGTACCTGGACGGCCTGTCCGTGACCATGCTCGGCGTGGTGGTGGGCGTGGGCTTCCTGATCCACCTGTTCGCGTCCTGGTACATGCGGGGTGAAGACGGCTACTCGCGCTTCTTCTCCTACACCAACCTGTTCATCGCCAGCATGCTGTTCCTGGTCCTGGGCGACGACCTGCTGTTCCTGTACTTCGGCTGGGAAGGCGTGGGCCTGTGCTCGTACCTGCTGATCGGTTTCTACTACAGCAACCGCAACAACGGTAACGCGGCACTCAAGGCGTTCATCGTGACCCGGATCGGCGACGTGTTCATGGCCATCGGCCTGTTCATCCTGTTCCAGCAGCTGGGCACCCTGAACATCCAGCAACTGCTGGTCCTGGCACCGCAGAAGTTCCAGGCTGGCGACTTCTGGATCACCCTGGCGACCCTGATGCTGCTCGGTGGCGCGGTCGGTAAATCCGCCCAGCTGCCGTTGCAGACCTGGCTGGCGGACGCGATGGCCGGCCCTACCCCGGTTTCGGCACTGATCCACGCCGCGACCATGGTGACCGCCGGTGTCTACCTGATCGCCCGTACCCACGGCCTGTTCACCCTGGCGCCGGACATCCTGCACCTGGTGGGCGTGGTCGGTGGCGTGACCCTGGTGCTGGCCGGCTTCGCCGCGCTGGTGCAGACCGATATCAAGCGTATCCTCGCCTACTCGACCATGAGCCAGATCGGCTACATGTTCCTGGCCCTGGGCGTTGGCGCCTGGGACGGCGCGATCTTCCACCTGATGACCCACGCCTTCTTCAAGGCCCTGCTGTTCCTTGCCTCCGGTGCGGTGATCGTCGCCTGCCACCACGAGCAG
This portion of the Pseudomonas sp. MRSN 12121 genome encodes:
- the nuoH gene encoding NADH-quinone oxidoreductase subunit NuoH, encoding MTWFTPEVIDVILAVVKALVIMLAVVIAGALLSFIERRLLGWWQDRYGPNRVGPFGMFQIAADMLKMFFKEDWTPPFADKVIFTLAPVVAMSALLIAFAIIPITPTWGVADLNIGLLFFFAMAGLSVYAVLFAGWSSNNKFALLGSLRASAQTVSYEVFMGLALMGIVAQVGSFNMRDIVDYQAQNLWFIIPQFFGFCTFFIAGVAVTHRHPFDQPEAEQELADGYHIEYAGMKWGMFFVGEYIGIILISALLVTLFFGGWHGPFGILPQLSFVWFALKTAFFIMLFILLRASIPRPRYDQVMDFSWKFCLPLTLINLLVTAALVLLNTPAGAVQ
- the nuoI gene encoding NADH-quinone oxidoreductase subunit NuoI, with translation MFKYIGDIVKGTGTQLRSLVMVFGHGFRKRDTLQYPEQPVYLPPRYRGRIVLTRDPDGEERCVACNLCAVACPVGCISLQKAETEDGRWYPDFFRINFSRCIFCGLCEEACPTTAIQLTPDFEMAEFKRQDLVYEKEDLLISGPGKNPDYNFYRVAGMAIAGKPKGAAQNEAEPINVKSLLP
- the nuoJ gene encoding NADH-quinone oxidoreductase subunit J, which encodes MEFAFYFASGVAVVSTLRVVTNTNPVHALLYLIISLIAVAMTFFSLGAPFAGVLEVIAYAGAIMVLFVFVVMMLNLGPASVQQERIWLKPGIWVGPVILAALLLVELLYVLFSHQSGVGIGQTTVDAKAVGISLFGPYLLVVELASMLLLAAAVTAFHLGRNEAKE
- the nuoK gene encoding NADH-quinone oxidoreductase subunit NuoK, encoding MPAIPLEHGLAVAGILFCLGLVGLMVRRNILFVLMSLEVMMNASALAFIVAGARWAQPDGQVMFILVISLAAAEASIGLAILLQLYRRFHTLDIDAASEMRG
- the nuoL gene encoding NADH-quinone oxidoreductase subunit L, yielding MNLLYLTFVFPLIGFLLLSFSRGRFSENLSALIGVGSIGLSAIVAAYVIWQFNVAPPEGGHVTQVLWQWIAVGDFKPTFALYLDGLSVTMLGVVVGVGFLIHLFASWYMRGEDGYSRFFSYTNLFIASMLFLVLGDDLLFLYFGWEGVGLCSYLLIGFYYSNRNNGNAALKAFIVTRIGDVFMAIGLFILFQQLGTLNIQQLLVLAPQKFQAGDFWITLATLMLLGGAVGKSAQLPLQTWLADAMAGPTPVSALIHAATMVTAGVYLIARTHGLFTLAPDILHLVGVVGGVTLVLAGFAALVQTDIKRILAYSTMSQIGYMFLALGVGAWDGAIFHLMTHAFFKALLFLASGAVIVACHHEQNIFKMGGLWKKLPLAYASFIVGGAALAALPLVTAGFYSKDEILWEAFASGNEGLLYAGLVGAFMTSLYTFRLIFITFHGEAKTEAHAGHGISHWLPLSVLIILSTAIGAMITPPLHGVLPQSVGHAGGEAKHSLEIASGAIAIAGILLAALLFLGKRRFVSAVANSGIGRVLSAWWFAAWGFDWIYDKLFVKPYLAISHVLRKDPLDQTIGLIPRLAKGGHNSLSRTETGQLRWYAASMAAGAVLVIGAVVLVAV